A part of Saccharomyces cerevisiae S288C chromosome XIV, complete sequence genomic DNA contains:
- a CDS encoding uncharacterized protein (hypothetical protein; YNL011C is not an essential gene), with protein sequence MNVVVCSGGTATNSLTPCFSNISILKGHELTYILPISDNGGSTSEILRIVGGPAIGDIRSRIVRLLQDEQLVELFGHRLPNDKLLAKKEWNEIVEGSHPIWKNISIEVKEMCRSFIIHMQAELLKKIKHSNPFQFESASIGNFFLTGARLFLGSLDASIELMMRIGRCSPLVHVIPCINTNHTHHISALLTNGEMITGQSQISHPSKSVPKDNSIAHSAKFIHLLGSYDDHLKILLDDEEEEAEEEYANPIYILPELKNSQLHFDKLDESQNLPAPVHRILYINPYGEEIKPMGNPRAISKVKKADMVVYSIGSLMTSLLPILILGNLAEVILESNNTKKVLLINNKYDREVFGLDGLHYVQMIIDSMSRAIAGYRQSKGVHSENDDFEWQDFITDIVYLKNGEIEIDETIFEKHSIRCHQIASSDKMESEELEKVLNQIGLKN encoded by the coding sequence ATGAACGTCGTTGTGTGCTCCGGTGGGACTGCCACAAATTCATTGACTCCTTGCTTTTCTAATATTTCTATCTTAAAAGGACATGAGCTGACGTATATATTGCCAATATCAGATAATGGCGGGTCCACAAGTGAAATTCTACGAATAGTTGGTGGCCCAGCAATTGGTGATATCAGATCTAGAATAGTGAGACTACTTCAAGATGAACAGCTTGTCGAGTTGTTTGGCCATAGGCTACCTAATGATAAGTTATTAGCTAAGAAAGAATGGAATGAAATAGTGGAAGGTTCGCATCCCATatggaaaaatatttcGATAGAAGTTAAGGAAATGTGTCGTTCTTTTATTATCCATATGCAAGCAGAactcttgaaaaaaatcaaacacTCGAATCCATTTCAGTTTGAGAGTGCATCcattggaaattttttcttaactGGTGCTAGATTGTTTTTAGGTTCTCTAGACGCATCTATTGAACTAATGATGAGGATAGGAAGGTGCAGTCCTCTAGTTCATGTTATTCCATGTATAAATACCAATCACACACATCATATCTCGGCTTTGTTGACGAATGGTGAGATGATAACTGGCCAATCACAAATATCGCATCCCTCGAAATCTGTTCCTAAAGATAATAGCATAGCACATTCAGCTAAATTTATTCATTTACTTGGCTCTTATGACGAccatttgaaaattctcCTCGacgatgaggaagaagaagcgGAAGAGGAGTATGCCAATCCTATCTATATTCTTCCAGAACTGAAAAACTCCCAGTTGCATTTTGACAAGCTTGATGAATCACAGAATCTACCTGCTCCGGTACATAGGATATTGTATATAAACCCATATGGCGAAGAGATAAAACCAATGGGAAATCCAAGAGCTATTTCCAAGGTGAAAAAAGCTGACATGGTCGTTTATTCTATCGGTTCTTTAATGACAAGTTTACTCCCAATCCTTATTCTTGGTAATCTTGCTGAAGTAATTTTGGAATCTAATAATACGAAAAAAGTTTTGCtcataaataataaatatgaTAGAGAGGTTTTTGGTTTAGACGGTTTACACTACGTTCAAATGATCATAGATTCTATGAGTAGGGCAATAGCAGGCTATAGGCAATCTAAGGGTGTCCATTCAGAGAATGATGACTTTGAATGGCAAGATTTTATTACTGATATTGTTTACCTAAAAAATggtgaaattgaaattgatgaaacGATATTCGAGAAGCATAGTATTAGATGCCACCAGATCGCGTCTTCGGATAAGATGGAAAGTGAAGAACTTGAAAAGGTTCTGAATCAAATTGGCCTTAAAAACTGA
- the PYP1 gene encoding putative phosphoric monoester hydrolase (Sugar alcohol phosphatase; polyol phosphatase that hydrolyzes sorbitol-6-phosphate, ribitol-5-phosphate, and (D)-glycerol-3-phosphate, maintaining phosphoglucose isomerase (PGI) activity in the presence of PGI-inhibitory sugar alcohols; expression correlated with growth rate; GFP-fusion protein localizes to the cytoplasm and nucleus; homozygous diploid mutant displays increased glycogen accumulation; member of the haloacid dehalogenase (HAD) superfamily): protein MVKAVIFTDFDGTVTLEDSNDYLTDTLGFGKEKRLKVFEGVLDDTKSFRQGFMEMLESIHTPFPECIKILEKKIRLDPGFKDTFEWAQENDVPVIVVSSGMKPIIKVLLTRLVGQESIHKIDIVSNEVEIDAHDQWKIIYKDESPFGHDKSRSIDAYKKKFESTLKAGEQRPVYFYCGDGVSDLSAAKECDLLFAKRGKDLVTYCKKQNVPFHEFDTFKDILASMKQVLAGEKTVAELMEN from the coding sequence ATGGTCAAAGCTGTTATTTTTACCGATTTCGACGGTACCGTTACTTTGGAAGATTCTAACGATTATCTGACCGATACTTTAGGTTTCggtaaggaaaaaagattaaagGTCTTCGAAGGCGTGTTAGATGATACTAAGTCTTTTAGGCAAGGTTTCATGGAAATGCTGGAATCCATCCACACCCCTTTCCCTGAGTGTATCAAGATcttagaaaagaaaattcgattgGATCCTGGTTTCAAGGATACATTCGAATGGgctcaagaaaatgatgtcCCTGTCATCGTTGTTTCCAGCGGAATGAAACCAATTATCAAGGTTTTATTGACCAGATTAGTTGGACAAGAGTCTATTCACAAAATTGACATTGTTTCCAATGAAGTGGAAATCGATGCACATGATCAATGGAAAATCATCTATAAGGATGAAAGTCCCTTCGGACATGACAAATCCAGAAGTATCGATGcttataaaaagaaatttgaatCTACCTTGAAAGCAGGTGAACAAAGACCCGTTTACTTTTACTGTGGTGACGGTGTTTCTGATCTAAGTGCTGCAAAAGAATGTGATTTGCTATTTGCCAAAAGAGGTAAAGATTTGGTCACTTATTgtaaaaaacaaaacgTCCCATTCCATGAATTCGATACCTTCAAAGACATCTTGGCTAGCATGAAACAAGTTCTGGCTGGTGAAAAGACAGTCGCTGAATTGATGGAAAATTAG
- the PBI2 gene encoding Pbi2p (Cytosolic inhibitor of vacuolar proteinase B (PRB1); required for efficient vacuole inheritance; with thioredoxin forms protein complex LMA1, which assists in priming SNARE molecules and promotes vacuole fusion; protein abundance increases in response to DNA replication stress) — MTKNFIVTLKKNTPDVEAKKFLDSVHHAGGSIVHEFDIIKGYTIKVPDVLHLNKLKEKHNDVIENVEEDKEVHTN; from the coding sequence ATGACAAAGAATTTCATCGtcactttgaaaaagaacacTCCAGATGTGGAAGCTAAGAAGTTCTTGGATTCAGTTCATCACGCAGGTGGCTCTATTGTACACGAATTCGACATCATTAAAGGGTACACCATCAAGGTACCAGATGTTCTCCACTTGAACAAGTTGAAGGAAAAGCACAATGATGTCATCGAGAACGTCgaagaagacaaagaagTTCATACAAATTGA
- the SPO1 gene encoding putative carboxylic ester hydrolase (Meiosis-specific prospore protein; required for meiotic spindle pole body duplication and separation; required to produce bending force necessary for proper prospore membrane assembly during sporulation; has similarity to phospholipase B) has translation MQKLLFVFSVLLTVVLATAPFQVQCPSSPLIREAKHELCPEETLYLKKKKIKTKNKLIQFLKSLTEAKFSSKFYKRVLKDPPKIGIAISGGGYRSMLVGTGFISQMNDYGLFEYSDYIAGLSGGSWILMDLVVQNFEVKSLLQEWDLEEDLLLGIPEFDISEEEIVTNAKKEYNDNDLKMKKRQGGSLITSSSNFYEQIEEIMNSIEEIPEDYMITKRNLNPLARLKKIFFPNNTFTGTDAKIETFKKVLDFYKSLHLKIKPKKMEGFQISFTDYWGKAIVQRLKKNFDDDPNHSFSFSKLVNSSKKFKECSVPIPIFVANCKNGLLSNVIFEFTPFEFGSWENILRLFVKLPYLGSKIVSGKAEKCINNFDDLGFITATSSSIFNNVLIFIWNLASQSSREAMKALNMVMGIFGLGKEEIFSISKDSSRLETDYAVYQPNPFYLYPEKDNVLTNKNHLYLVDGGEDGENIPLRTLVIPERELDVIFVLDSSSDIDNYPNGSKLKRIFEKLDEENVHYQFPNNVKTFTHPIVIGCNATKRTGHDSFLPIIIYHANANHGNASNTSTFKITYNQSEVSSMLPTGRGVFSNDYDLYYKNCLGCILTKRTMDRLPRKKKFSPFCLQCFKDYCYS, from the exons ATGCAAAAACTCCTCTTTGTCTTTTCTGTGTTATTGACAGTAGTACTAGCAACAGCACCATTTCAGGTACAATGTCCTAGCTCTCCACTTATTAGGGAGGCCAAA CATGAACTCTGTCCAGAAGAAACCTTGtatctgaagaaaaaaaaaattaaaacgAAGAATAAACTGATTCAGTTTTTAAAATCCTTGACAGAGGCAAAGTTTAGTTCGAAGTTTTATAAACGCGTGTTGAAAGATCCTCCAAAAATTGGGATTGCTATATCTGGCGGCGGGTACAGATCCATGTTAGTAGGTACCGGATTTATTTCCCAAATGAACGATTATGGcctttttgaatattcGGATTATATTGCTGGATTATCAGGCGGAAGTTGGATCTTGATGGATTTGGTagttcaaaattttgaagtaAAATCCCTGCTACAAGAGTGGGACCTTGAAGAGGATCTTTTATTAGGCATACCGGAATTCGATATTtccgaagaagaaattgttaCCAATGCAAAAAAGGAgtataatgataatgatttgaagatgaagaagcgTCAGGGGGGTTCTCTGATTACAAgctcttcaaatttttatgaACAAATAGAGGAGATCATGAATTCCATAGAAGAAATCCCAGAAGACTATATGATAACGAAGAGAAACTTGAATCCATTAGCAAgactaaaaaaaatattctttcctAACAACACTTTCACTGGAACTGATGCGAAGATTGAAACCTTTAAAAAAGTGCTAGACTTTTACAAAAGTttgcatttgaaaattaaGCCTAAAAAAATGGAGGGTTTCCAAATATCGTTCACCGATTATTGGGGTAAAGCAATCGTTCAAagactaaaaaaaaatttcgaTGACGATCCCAACCATTCCTTTTCGTTTTCGAAGCTTGTAAACTCGtctaaaaaatttaagGAATGCAGTGTGCCGATCCCAATATTCGTTGCAAATTGCAAAAATGGACTTCTTTCAAACGttatatttgaatttaCGCCCTTTGAATTTGGATCTTGGGAAAATATCCTCAGACTTTTCGTCAAGTTGCCCTATTTGGGCTCAAAAATTGTTTCTGGAAAGGCCGAGAAGTGTATTAATAACTTTGATGATCTAGGTTTTATTACTGCGAcgtcttcttcaatattcAACAATGTgctcatcttcatctggAATTTGGCTTCTCAGTCCTCCAGAGAAGCAATGAAAGCTTTGAATATGGTTATGGGAATTTTTGGCCTAGGTAAAGAGGAAATATTTAGTATTTCGAAAGACTCCTCGAGATTAGAGACAGACTATGCCGTATATCAACCCAATCCCTTTTATCTTTATCCTGAAAAAGACAATGTCCTAACTAACAAAAATCATTTATACCTTGTAGACGGCGGAGAAGACGGCGAGAATATTCCACTCAGAACATTGGTGATTCCTGAAAGGGAACTAGATGTAATTTTTGTTCTGGATTCTAGTTCGGATATTGACAACTATCCAAACGGCTCCAAGTTAAAAAGGATATTCGAAAAATTAGATGAAGAGAACGTTCATTACCAATTTCCGAACAATGTAAAAACATTCACTCACCCCATTGTTATAGGATGCAATGCTACCAAAAGAACTGGACATGATTCATTTTTGCCAATTATAATTTATCATGCCAATGCGAATCATGGAAACGCATCTAATACGTCGACATTCAAAATAACTTACAATCAGTCTGAAGTTAGCAGTATGTTACCCACTGGAAGGGGAGTGTTTAGCAATGATTATGACCTTTATTATAAAAATTGCTTAGGCTGTATATTAACCAAAAGAACAATGGACAGGCtcccaagaaaaaagaaattttcgCCATTTTGCTTACAATGCTTTAAAGACTACTGTTACTCATAA
- the HEF3 gene encoding translation elongation factor EF-3 (Translational elongation factor EF-3; member of the ABC superfamily; stimulates EF-1 alpha-dependent binding of aminoacyl-tRNA by the ribosome; normally expressed in zinc deficient cells; HEF3 has a paralog, YEF3, that arose from the whole genome duplication): MSDSQQSITVLEELFRKLETATSETREGISSELSSFLNGNIIEHDVPEVFFDEFQKAIQSKQKALNTLGAVAYIANETNLSPSVEPYIVATVPSVCSKAGSKDNDVQLAATKALKAIASAVNPVAVKALLPHLIHSLETSNKWKEKVAVLEVISVLVDAAKEQIALRMPELIPVLSESMWDTKKGVKEAATTTITKATETVDNKDIERFIPKLIECIANPNEVPETVHLLGATTFVAEVTPATLSIMVPLLSRGLAERETSIKRKAAVIIDNMCKLVEDPQVVAPFLGKLLPGLKNNFATIADPEAREVTLKALKTLRRVGNVGEDDVLPEISHAGDVSTTLGVIKELLEPEKVAPRFTIVVEYIAAIAANLIDERIIDQQTWFTHVTPYMTIFLHEKTAKEILDDFRKRAVDNIPVGPNFQDEEDEGEDLCNCEFSLAYGAKILLNKTQLRLKRGRRYGLCGPNGAGKSTLMRSIANGQVDGFPTQDECRTVYVEHDIDNTHSDMSVLDFVYSGNVGTKDVITSKLKEFGFSDEMIEMPIASLSGGWKMKLALARAVLKDADILLLDEPTNHLDTVNVEWLVNYLNTCGITSVIVSHDSGFLDKVCQYIIHYEGLKLRKYKGNLSEFVQKCPTAQSYYELGASDLEFQFPTPGYLEGVKTKQKAIVKVSNMTFQYPGTTKPQVSDVTFQCSLSSRIAVIGPNGAGKSTLINVLTGELLPTSGEVYTHENCRIAYIKQHAFAHIESHLDKTPSEYIQWRFQTGEDRETMDRANRQINENDAEAMNKIFKIEGTPRRVAGIHSRRKFKNTYEYECSFLLGENIGMKSERWVPMMSVDNAWLPRGELIESHSKMVAEIDMKEALASGQFRALTRKEIELHCAMLGLDSELVSHSRIRGLSGGQKVKLVLAACTWQRPHLIVLDEPTNYLDRDSLGALSKALKAFEGGVIIITHSAEFTKNLTDEVWAVKDGKMTPSGHNWVAGQGAGPRIEKKEEEGDKFDAMGNKINSGKKKSKLSSAELRKKKKERMKKKKEMGDEYVSSDEDF; encoded by the coding sequence ATGTCAGATTCACAACAATCAATCACCGTTCTAGAAGAGCTTTTCCGAAAGTTGGAAACTGCTACTTCAGAAACAAGAGAGGGTATTTCTTCGGAGCTTTCCTCATTTTTAAACGGGAACATCATCGAGCATGACGTTCCcgaagttttttttgatgaatttcaaaaagctATCCAGAGTAAACAAAAGGCGCTCAACACGCTGGGTGCGGTGGCTTACATAGCAAATGAAACTAATCTATCACCTTCTGTTGAACCGTACATAGTTGCGACGGTCCCTTCTGTATGCAGTAAAGCTGGTAGTAAAGATAATGATGTTCAACTTGCGGCAACAAAGGCCCTCAAAGCCATCGCTAGTGCTGTTAACCCGGTTGCCGTTAAAGCACTCTTACCTCATTTGATTCATTCGCTGGAAACTAGCAACAAGTGGAAAGAGAAGGTTGCTGTTCTCGAAGTAATCTCTGTATTGGTAGATGCCGCTAAAGAACAGATTGCCTTAAGAATGCCGGAACTAATTCCCGTTCTTTCGGAATCCATGTGGGACACTAAGAAAGGAGTTAAGGAGGCGGCAACGACAACCATCACAAAGGCAACTGAAACTGTTGATAATAAGGATATTGAGAGATTTATTCCAAAATTAATCGAATGTATTGCAAATCCAAATGAGGTGCCTGAAACCGTTCATCTCTTGGGTGCAACTACTTTTGTAGCCGAAGTAACTCCAGCGACTTTGTCTATTATGGTTCCTTTATTGAGCAGAGGTTTAGCCGAGAGAGAAACCTCTATAAAACGTAAAGCTGCGGTTATTATCGATAATATGTGTAAATTGGTTGAAGACCCGCAAGTTGTTGCTCCATTCTTAGGTAAACTACTACCAGGGCTAAAGAACAATTTTGCTACTATTGCTGATCCTGAAGCGCGTGAAGTTACATTAAAAGCTTTAAAAACCCTGAGACGTGTGGGTAATGTCGGGGAAGATGATGTGTTACCAGAAATATCGCATGCTGGTGATGTTTCCACAACACTGGGCGTCATCAAGGAATTACTGGAACCTGAAAAAGTGGCCCCAAGGTTCACCATTGTGGTTGAGTACATAGCCGCGATTGCCGCAAATCTAATTGATGAAAGGATCATTGATCAGCAAACGTGGTTTACACATGTTACACCTTATATGACTATATTTTTACATGAGAAAACTGCAAAGGAAATACTAGACGATTTCAGGAAAAGGGCAGTAGATAATATTCCAGTTGGACCGAATTTCCAAGACGAAGAGGATGAGGGTGAAGATTTGTGTAATTGTGAATTTTCCTTGGCATATGGTGCCAAAATATTACTAAACAAGACTCAATTGAGGTTGAAGCGAGGTAGGAGATATGGTCTATGTGGTCCTAATGGTGCCGGAAAATCCACTCTAATGCGATCCATTGCTAATGGCCAAGTTGACGGGTTCCCCACTCAGGATGAATGTCGCACTGTTTATGTGGAACACGATATCGATAATACACATTCGGACATGTCCGTTTTAGATTTTGTATATTCCGGCAATGTAGGAACTAAGGATGTTATTACCTCGAAATTAAAGGAGTTTGGGTTCAGCGATGAAATGATAGAAATGCCAATTGCATCCCTATCTGGAGgttggaaaatgaaattagCTTTGGCGAGGGCTGTTCTGAAGGACGCTGACATTCTACTATTGGATGAACCAACAAATCATCTAGACACTGTTAATGTGGAGTGGCTGGTAAATTATTTGAATACTTGCGGAATTACATCGGTGATTGTCTCTCATGATTCTGGTTTTCTGGATAAGGTTTGTCAATACATCATACATTATGAGGGTCTTAAATTAAGAAAGTACAAGGGTAATTTATCAgaatttgttcaaaaatgtCCTACGGCACAATCATACTATGAATTAGGTGCCTCTGACCTTGAATTTCAATTCCCAACTCCTGGTTATCTAGAAGGTGTCAAAACGAAGCAAAAGGCAATTGTTAAAGTAAGTAATATGACTTTTCAATATCCAGGGACAACTAAACCACAAGTCTCAGATGTTACTTTCCAGTGTTCTCTATCCTCAAGGATTGCAGTTATCGGACCTAATGGGGCTGGTAAGTCCACTTTAATTAATGTTCTTACTGGTGAACTGTTACCAACCAGCGGTGAAGTATATACACACGAGAATTGTCGTATAGCGTATATTAAGCAGCACGCTTTTGCACACATTGAATCGCACTTAGACAAAACTCCATCCGAATACATTCAATGGAGGTTCCAAACTGGTGAGGATAGGGAAACAATGGATAGAGCAAATAGGcaaataaatgaaaatgacgCAGAGGCCatgaataaaatatttaaaattGAAGGGACCCCAAGAAGGGTTGCAGGAATCCATTCAAGAAGGAAATTTAAAAACACGTATGAGTACGAATGTTCGTTTTTGTTAGGTGAGAACATTGGTATGAAATCTGAAAGATGGGTTCCAATGATGTCTGTCGACAATGCTTGGCTACCAAGGGGCGAATTGATTGAATCCCATTCTAAAATGGTTGCTGAAATTGATATGAAGGAAGCTTTGGCTTCTGGTCAATTCAGGGCtttaacaagaaaagagatTGAATTACATTGCGCCATGTTGGGGTTGGATTCAGAATTAGTCTCACATTCAAGAATTAGAGGTTTATCGGGTGGGCAAAAGGTTAAATTGGTACTCGCTGCCTGCACGTGGCAAAGACCCCATTTGATTGTTTTAGATGAACCTACGAATTACTTGGACAGAGATTCATTGGGTGCTCTTTCAAAAGCATTAAAAGCTTTTGAAGGTGGtgtcattattattacgCATTCGGCAGAATTTACTAAGAATCTGACTGACGAAGTTTGGGCGGTTAAGGATGGGAAAATGACACCCTCTGGCCATAATTGGGTTGCAGGACAAGGTGCTGGCCCaagaattgagaaaaaagaagaagagggTGATAAATTTGATGCTATGGGTAACAAGATTAATAGtgggaagaaaaaaagcaaactcTCTTCTGCAgaattgagaaagaaaaagaaggagagaatgaagaagaaaaaagagatgGGTGATGAATACGTTTCTTCTGATGAAGATTTTTAA